The Fulvivirga ligni genome window below encodes:
- a CDS encoding TolB family protein, with protein MIQFNKTILILLIILFHKFTCSAQAIPPSPFFGLKDKKEASQILFPELICKNTWETKGTFSPDGTLFIYTVQWLYSGGTLMYVKLKNGEWTTPEITPFSGEYGGVDPIFSPDGKKIYFTSRRPIDEKDTTRDDTNLWYVEVSGHTFGTAKALHHSLNTADNEFHTSVSNRGTIFFHTKNESSNSMDIYKAKWTDDQYLVEPLDSVINTSHGEFDVYISPDEDYLIFSSNRPGGFGSTDLYISFYENGQWQAPINLGDKINTSSSEYAPCLSSGILTYASNRMLEPWSSENKKDYQTLMQKINSFDNQTNNIWWINIDVDHYR; from the coding sequence ATGATTCAATTCAATAAAACTATACTCATCCTTTTAATAATTTTATTTCATAAGTTCACTTGTTCTGCTCAAGCCATACCCCCTTCCCCATTCTTCGGTCTGAAAGACAAAAAAGAGGCTTCTCAAATATTATTTCCTGAGTTAATCTGCAAGAACACATGGGAAACCAAAGGGACCTTTTCGCCTGACGGCACATTATTCATATATACTGTACAATGGCTCTACTCAGGAGGCACTTTGATGTACGTAAAACTTAAAAATGGCGAATGGACTACCCCTGAGATCACCCCGTTCTCAGGAGAATATGGTGGCGTAGATCCTATATTTTCACCAGATGGAAAAAAGATATACTTTACATCCAGAAGACCTATAGATGAAAAAGATACGACTAGAGACGATACCAACTTATGGTATGTTGAAGTTTCAGGGCATACATTTGGAACAGCTAAGGCTTTACACCATTCTCTTAACACAGCTGATAATGAATTCCATACCTCTGTCTCGAACCGAGGCACGATATTCTTTCACACTAAGAATGAATCTTCAAATTCCATGGATATTTATAAGGCCAAGTGGACAGATGACCAATACCTTGTAGAACCTTTAGATTCAGTCATAAATACATCGCACGGTGAATTTGATGTTTACATCTCCCCTGATGAAGATTATCTTATTTTCAGTTCTAACCGACCGGGTGGCTTTGGCAGCACTGATTTATATATATCGTTTTATGAGAATGGTCAATGGCAGGCTCCTATTAATTTAGGAGACAAAATAAATACTAGCAGTAGTGAATATGCACCTTGCCTCTCATCCGGAATATTAACCTACGCTAGCAACAGGATGCTGGAACCATGGAGTTCTGAGAACAAAAAAGATTACCAGACACTGATGCAAAAGATTAACAGCTTTGATAATCAAACAAATAACATCTGGTGGATTAATATTGATGTGGATCACTATAGGTAA
- a CDS encoding GNAT family N-acetyltransferase encodes MSNNYLFTSERLGFRNWNSRDLEGFAQMIADPEVMRFFPQTQTRDDALAFIERQQAHFESFGFNYFAVETLNDQNFIGFIGLSWQDYPSPFNPAVDIGWRLKKSAWGKGYATEGAKRCMQFAFQELKLKKVIAVCPVVNKPSEAVMKRIGMIKQGDFKHPKLSDCTRLEECVWYAI; translated from the coding sequence ATGAGCAATAACTACTTATTTACATCAGAGAGGCTGGGATTTCGTAATTGGAATAGTAGAGATTTGGAGGGCTTTGCGCAAATGATAGCGGATCCTGAGGTGATGAGGTTTTTCCCACAAACCCAAACAAGGGATGATGCCTTAGCTTTCATAGAACGTCAGCAGGCACATTTTGAAAGCTTCGGATTTAACTATTTTGCGGTTGAAACCTTAAACGATCAAAATTTCATCGGATTTATTGGTCTGAGTTGGCAAGATTACCCGTCGCCTTTTAATCCTGCCGTGGATATTGGCTGGAGGCTAAAAAAGTCTGCTTGGGGAAAGGGCTATGCTACCGAGGGAGCAAAGCGCTGCATGCAATTTGCCTTTCAAGAGCTCAAGTTGAAGAAAGTAATAGCGGTTTGCCCCGTGGTGAACAAGCCTTCGGAGGCTGTGATGAAAAGGATAGGAATGATAAAACAAGGTGATTTCAAACATCCAAAGCTTAGCGACTGCACCAGATTGGAAGAATGTGTTTGGTACGCCATCTAA